Sequence from the Papilio machaon chromosome 26, ilPapMach1.1, whole genome shotgun sequence genome:
CGGAGTGTCTTTTATGATGTTACAATTAACGATTTAGTTTGTAATTTCAGAATGTGTTTGGTGCTTGCCACCTCCGTAACTCTTATAACATCGGCAGCTGCGGTAATGGCCTAACTTACAATGAATATCCACTACCCGTGTCCAGACCTTGCGGGGTATTAGGTAGTGACTACGAGGCTATCGTGTCAGCTGCTGATGGCGGCGGTTTTGCTATTAGAAGCTATTCTGCGGTACCACCAAATGGGGTTTCTGTGGTTTCGGAGAATGAGTATGCAGGTATTCTTGCTGTGATTGGTGAGCTGCCGTTCTTGGGTACTACGTACTTGGAAGGCGCGGTACCGTCAGCAGGTGCAGGTGCAGTGGCATACGGTTGTGGGTCTGGTGACGTCCGC
This genomic interval carries:
- the LOC106715272 gene encoding chorion class B protein PC10 encodes the protein MAAYFVLLSCTLAVTIQNVFGACHLRNSYNIGSCGNGLTYNEYPLPVSRPCGVLGSDYEAIVSAADGGGFAIRSYSAVPPNGVSVVSENEYAGILAVIGELPFLGTTYLEGAVPSAGAGAVAYGCGSGDVRILNEDVVGTTGLGFADGITYANVYNSGLGYNGLGCGCGRLF